The Drosophila biarmipes strain raj3 chromosome 2L, RU_DBia_V1.1, whole genome shotgun sequence genome has a window encoding:
- the LOC108028997 gene encoding uncharacterized protein LOC108028997 — MLAKSITLNSISNVLQKQVSGLLLSSTCRQFSSEGSLHSDDGYPKFTKRKDLKPMEKKDRSKVYDACWQSMRRTEYKCRSDPEFNVHAFVDARKQCLADPCATEMLPMDITHYKPQDMAKRRYPRTWFECIVKRRKRKAHCVPIAPPMPRRKRKSSKAKCPEDLCVLGKLELHLTEPCTLMKVTKCPRFKMPNCCVAARNPPKCRRPFRRCGSRRKTKYPSFSECKRDPFPDARPIECNCLLKPAICEMWRHYRRRNG; from the coding sequence ATGTTGGCAAAGAGTATTACGCTGAATTCGATCTCGAACGTGCTGCAAAAGCAGGTTTCTGGCCTGTTGCTCTCGTCAACCTGTCGTCAGTTCAGCTCGGAGGGCAGTTTGCACTCGGACGATGGCTACCCCAAGTTCACGAAGCGCAAGGACCTGAAGCCCATGGAGAAAAAGGACAGGTCCAAGGTGTACGATGCCTGCTGGCAGTCGATGCGCCGCACCGAGTACAAGTGCCGCTCGGACCCGGAGTTCAACGTGCACGCCTTCGTGGATGCCCGCAAACAGTGCCTGGCCGATCCCTGCGCCACCGAGATGCTGCCCATGGACATCACCCACTACAAGCCGCAGGACATGGCCAAGAGGCGCTATCCCCGCACCTGGTTCGAGTGCATAGTCAAGCGGCGCAAGCGAAAGGCCCACTGCGTGCCCATAGCGCCTCCGATGCCGCGGCGCAAGAGGAAGTCGAGCAAGGCCAAGTGCCCCGAGGATCTGTGTGTCCTGGGGAAACTGGAGCTCCATCTCACGGAACCCTGCACCCTGATGAAGGTCACGAAGTGTCCGCGCTTCAAGATGCCCAACTGCTGTGTGGCCGCCCGCAACCCGCCCAAGTGCCGTCGACCCTTCAGGAGGTGCGGCAGCCGTCGAAAGACCAAGTATCCCAGTTTCTCCGAGTGCAAGCGGGATCCCTTCCCGGACGCCCGGCCCATCGAGTGCAACTGCCTGCTCAAGCCGGCCATCTGCGAGATGTGGCGGCACTACCGCCGTCGGAACGGCTGA